In the Hyphomicrobiales bacterium genome, one interval contains:
- a CDS encoding Enoyl-CoA hydratase — protein sequence MELVENIPARTFGLPHIATGGPASLARRLDEICREFTAFRMRFDETTGVLWATMLDNPFPSFAPAMLQEMRLATTAVRVAAEEGQAQGLEFCVLHSETPGVFSLGGDLSTFARAIREGDAPALRRYARHSCDLVYDMWSSFDLPVTTVAFVAGTALGGGFEAARACNVVVAERGTRLGLPEVKFGLFAAIGAISLLTRHVPWTVVQRLMIGGEIMPAEELHALGVVDVLLEPGAGIDGFLRYLNTDLRRERATRSLVQSARRRVAPLPIGELYDVADQWIEAAMALTPEDVRRMERINAAQRRHLKRA from the coding sequence ATGGAACTGGTCGAAAACATCCCGGCGCGCACTTTCGGGCTGCCGCATATCGCGACCGGCGGTCCGGCTTCACTCGCGCGGCGTCTCGACGAGATTTGCCGGGAGTTCACGGCTTTTCGGATGCGTTTCGACGAGACTACCGGCGTTCTCTGGGCAACCATGCTGGACAATCCTTTTCCGAGCTTCGCTCCGGCTATGCTGCAGGAGATGAGGCTGGCGACGACGGCCGTCCGGGTCGCGGCGGAGGAGGGTCAGGCACAGGGTCTGGAGTTCTGCGTCCTGCATAGCGAGACGCCCGGCGTGTTCAGCCTCGGGGGCGATCTCTCGACCTTTGCACGCGCTATCCGCGAGGGCGACGCGCCGGCGCTTCGCCGGTACGCACGCCACTCCTGCGACCTGGTCTACGACATGTGGTCGAGTTTCGACCTACCGGTGACCACTGTTGCGTTCGTAGCCGGCACCGCGCTCGGCGGCGGCTTCGAGGCTGCCCGGGCGTGCAACGTTGTCGTCGCAGAGCGCGGTACGCGCCTTGGCCTTCCCGAGGTGAAGTTCGGCCTCTTCGCAGCGATCGGGGCGATCTCTCTGCTCACCAGGCATGTCCCATGGACAGTTGTGCAGCGCCTCATGATCGGCGGCGAGATCATGCCGGCCGAGGAGCTCCACGCGCTGGGCGTCGTCGACGTGCTCCTGGAGCCGGGTGCCGGTATCGATGGCTTCCTTCGCTACCTCAACACCGATCTGCGGCGCGAAAGGGCGACGCGCAGCCTGGTCCAGTCCGCCCGACGGCGGGTGGCGCCGCTGCCGATCGGCGAGCTCTACGACGTCGCTGATCAGTGGATCGAGGCGGCCATGGCGCTCACCCCCGAAGACGTTCGCCGCATGGAGCGGATCAACGCCGCACAGCGCCGCCATCTCAAGCGTGCCTGA